The proteins below are encoded in one region of Puntigrus tetrazona isolate hp1 chromosome 5, ASM1883169v1, whole genome shotgun sequence:
- the lysmd3 gene encoding lysM and putative peptidoglycan-binding domain-containing protein 3, with the protein MTGRNQHNGFQFATTVQPPTGGYISAFGNNSETDYSEEDGETFELRSRGRERHRRSTSTDRKDDIVYLIRDIKEGDTLISISLQYFCTVADIKRANNLLTEQDFFALRSIRIPVRKFSSFTETHNTAPHKSSSPGDTRRISEIPISGPSLDSSSSSSSVDSVECFLQEKDKDIQLLVKSSAPSRSSLSEVVSSLEQPLLGDPERRPAQKKDPYYGADWGMRWWTAVAIMLVVGIVTPVFYLLYYEVLMKADVSHHTTIDSIRPGPTQAAAAEPHGLLRTSAASHLHPAPKQQHFVTHEEET; encoded by the exons atgaCTGGAAGGAACCAGCACAATGGTTTTCAGTTTGCAACCACAGTGCAACCACCCACAGGAGGTTACATATCTGCTTTTGGAAATAACTCAGAGACTGACTACTCAGAGGAGGATGGAGAGACCTTTGAGCTGCGTTCCAGAGGCAGGGAAAGGCATCGCAGAAGCACATCTACAGATCGCAAGGACGATATTGTCTACTTGATACGGGACATAAAAGAGGGAGATACGCTGATCAGTATTTCTCTGCAATATTTCTGTACT GTTGCAGACATAAAGCGAGCCAACAATCTACTAACTGAGCAGGACTTCTTTGCGCTGCGTTCCATAAGAATCCCTGTGAGAAAGTTCAGCTCATTCACAGAAACTCACAACACCGCTCCCCACAAAAGCAGCTCACCCGGCGACACGCGTAGAATCTCAGAGATCCCAATTTCCGGACCTTCTTTAGATTCCTCGTCCTCTTCTTCGTCTGTGGACAGCGTGGAGTGCTTCCTGCAGGAGAAGGACAAAGACATTCAGCTTCTTGTCAAATCATCTGCTCCTTCCAGGAGCAGTCTGAGCGAGGTTGTGTCCTCGCTGGAGCAACCGCTTTTGGGAGACCCCGAGCGTAGACCAGCCCAAAAGAAAGACCCATACTACGGTGCTGACTGGGGAATGAGATGGTGGACCGCAGTTGCTATCATGTTGGTGGTGGGCATAGTTACACCTGTTTTTTACTTGTTGTACTATGAAGTTTTAATGAAAGCGGATGTTAGCCACCATACTACCATTGACTCCATTAGGCCTGGACCAACACAGGCAGCTGCTGCTGAGCCTCATGGGTTACTACGGACCAGTGCTGCCTCTCATCTACATCCTGCTcctaaacaacaacattttgtgACGCATGAAGAGGAGACATAA
- the polr3g gene encoding DNA-directed RNA polymerase III subunit RPC7, with product MAGKGRGVAAFTFNIESLGLTRGSMPETQRGPSPLFPQIEYKPGPLKAGEDEDYMRALKQEMRGRMKDLPFNIKPHAGKGDVERYKEKYAREIKRIENDNWTPDWNNLPKELKPQKKIVRKKRDAKKMSKISSKDKEAVLNKLDELEKKGDAKSDEEEEAGGAKKEDDEEGEEVEIEGEFDEELEEENDYIANYFEDGDDYGGGSDENMDEATY from the exons ATGGCAGGAAAGGGCAGAGGAGTAGCAGCATTCACCTTCAACATAGAGTCCCTGGGTCTCACCAGAGGGTCCATGCCAGAAACTCAGAGAGGGCCATCTCCACTCTTCCCA CAAATTGAATATAAACCAGGGCCTCTAAAAGCTGGAGAGGATGAAGACTATATGAGAGCTTTGAAACAAGAGATGAGAGGACGAATGAAAGACCTCCCATTTAACATAAAACCCCATGCAGGAAAGGGAG ATGTGGAGAGGTACAAGGAGAAATACGCAAGAGAAATTAAAAGAATTGAAAATGACAACTGGACACCAG ATTGGAACAATCTTCCGAAGGAGCTAAAGCCACAAAAAAAGATTGTTCGGAAGAAAAGGG atgctAAGAAAATGTCGAAGATCTCAAGTAAGGACAAGGAGGCAGTGCTGAATAAACTTGAT gagctagAAAAGAAGGGAGATGCAAAATCTGATGAGGAGGAAGAAGCGGGGGGAGCGAAGAAAGAAGATGATGAGGAAGGGGAGGAAGTAGAAATTGAAGGAGAATTCGATGAAGAGCTTGAAGAG GAAAATGACTATATAGCAAACTACTTTGAAGACGGTGATGATTACGGGGGAGGAAGTGATGAGAACATGGATGAAGCCACTTAttag
- the mblac2 gene encoding metallo-beta-lactamase domain-containing protein 2 yields MSATDWYAHKSLENGVFWIQERFYESGNRANIWLVRGSHQDVVIDTGLGLRSLPEYISSKGLLGEDSKRKNPVLAIGTHVHFDHSGGLHQFQQVGVHKAEVDALANGDNFETVTWLSDREIVEDPAPGWRARQYRVKAVTPTHILQEGDVINLGDRQLNVLHMPGHSRGSICLHDKENKMLFSGDVVYDGSMIDWLPYSRISDYIRSSERLIEMVDKEEIDQVMPGHYNTFGSKRLHRLASNYIASAGACHRASTCLVKSIASLALRASNSRSAC; encoded by the exons ATGTCTGCGACTGACTGGTACGCGCATAAGTCGCTGGAAAACGGAGTGTTTTGGATCCAGGAGCGGTTTTATGAATCGGGGAACAGGGCGAATATCTGGCTCGTACGCGGGTCCCATCAGGACGTGGTCATAGATACCGGGCTGGGTTTACGGAGTCTGCCTGAGTACATCAGCAGTAAAGGACTGCTAGGGGAAGATTCGAAGCGCAAGAACCCGGTCTTGGCCATAGGCACGCACGTGCATTTTGATCATTCGGGTGGGCTGCATCAGTTTCAACAGGTGGGCGTGCACAAGGCAGAGGTGGATGCTCTGGCTAACGGTGACAACTTCGAGACCGTGACATGGTTATCTGACCGCGAGATCGTGGAGGATCCAGCGCCTGGATGGCGAGCAAGACAGTACAGAGTGAAGGCGGTTACGCCAACACATATATTACAAGAAG GCGACGTTATCAACCTTGGGGACAGACAGCTTAATGTTCTCCACATGCCGGGCCATTCCAGAGGCAGCATTTGTCTCCATGACAAGGAGAACAAAATGCTGTTCAGTGGAGACGTGGTCTATGATGGTTCCATGATTGATTGGCTTCCGTACAGCCGGATCAGCGACTACATTCGGAGCAGTGAAAGGCTGATTGAGATGGTCGATAAGGAGGAGATTGACCAGGTCATGCCTGGCCATTATAACACTTTTGGGAGCAAGCGTCTACACCGGTTAGCCTCCAACTACATCGCTAGTGCCGGCGCCTGCCACAGAGCCTCCACCTGCTTGGTGAAGTCCATTGCCAGCCTGGCACTTCGAGCCTCCAACTCAAGAAGTGCCTGCTAG